The Paenibacillus sp. RUD330 genome has a segment encoding these proteins:
- a CDS encoding ABC transporter substrate-binding protein: MARTRRFWTAAPLIAALIGSGAIAGCSSSSAGPAPRPSIKVVADSKSQFDAMYRDYIEAAYPELSVEVVEMNPDYTSSLTPEMYEKVLKEQKPDLLLTWDVFYSQLGGKQLLEDLTPYMKDSSLRKEDLYGGMPDLLSAAGGGKLLGLSPEVTFSVLRYNKELFEKAGVEPPRDGMSIEEVFELAGRFDGMKAGGKPVTGLHLGVNHTPSDLVGAYLYSEGMSDFSPDGTKLLWNSPELGLVLDKIVQLYRNGSLSLEEDRAKIVNGVKVYDKEAVEAGEQFAKGRAAMTLENYGGQPYQFETGETTPPVLSRDRSRSAHISAGQIMSIPRSSEHKQEAWKIIRLMLSEHIAKAKIKLGYAPVPIAAYPRLKGDPLLDKLFELEPCINPQLVDIPRGWNSPKRLEFDGMYTELKNEEISAAAKGSQTAAQAAAHIQKRGQALLDDALQAGGK; this comes from the coding sequence GTGGCGAGGACTAGACGTTTTTGGACAGCCGCGCCGTTGATCGCCGCCTTGATCGGCTCCGGCGCCATCGCTGGATGCAGCAGCTCCTCCGCAGGTCCGGCTCCGCGCCCGAGCATCAAGGTCGTCGCCGACAGCAAGAGCCAATTCGACGCCATGTACCGGGATTACATCGAAGCCGCTTATCCGGAGCTGTCTGTCGAGGTGGTGGAAATGAACCCCGATTACACGAGCTCCCTCACCCCCGAGATGTACGAAAAGGTGTTGAAGGAGCAAAAGCCGGATCTGCTCCTGACATGGGATGTCTTCTATTCGCAGCTGGGCGGCAAGCAGCTGCTGGAGGATCTGACTCCCTACATGAAAGACTCCAGCCTCCGCAAGGAAGACCTTTACGGCGGAATGCCGGATCTGCTGAGCGCGGCGGGAGGCGGCAAGCTGCTGGGACTTTCGCCGGAAGTCACCTTCAGCGTTCTCCGCTACAACAAGGAGCTGTTTGAGAAGGCGGGGGTCGAACCGCCCCGGGACGGAATGAGCATCGAAGAGGTGTTCGAGCTGGCTGGCCGCTTCGATGGCATGAAGGCTGGCGGGAAGCCGGTGACCGGCCTGCATTTGGGAGTCAATCATACGCCTTCCGACCTGGTCGGCGCTTATCTCTATAGCGAAGGCATGTCGGATTTCAGCCCGGACGGCACCAAGCTGTTATGGAATAGTCCCGAGCTGGGCCTGGTTCTGGACAAGATCGTGCAGCTGTACCGGAACGGATCCTTGTCTCTGGAGGAAGACCGGGCGAAGATCGTGAACGGCGTCAAGGTGTATGATAAGGAAGCGGTCGAGGCGGGGGAGCAGTTCGCCAAAGGCAGGGCGGCGATGACGCTCGAAAATTACGGCGGCCAGCCGTATCAATTCGAGACCGGAGAGACGACGCCGCCGGTCTTGTCCCGGGACCGGAGCCGCAGCGCTCATATCAGCGCCGGCCAGATCATGTCCATACCGCGTTCGTCCGAACACAAGCAGGAGGCATGGAAGATCATCCGGCTCATGCTCAGCGAGCATATCGCCAAAGCCAAAATCAAGCTGGGGTACGCGCCGGTTCCGATCGCCGCCTATCCCCGACTGAAGGGCGATCCGCTGCTGGACAAGCTGTTCGAGCTTGAGCCCTGCATCAATCCGCAGCTCGTCGATATTCCGCGAGGCTGGAACAGTCCGAAAAGACTGGAATTCGACGGCATGTATACGGAGCTGAAGAACGAAGAGATATCCGCCGCGGCTAAGGGAAGCCAGACGGCAGCGCAGGCGGCGGCCCATATCCAGAAACGGGGACAGGCGCTGCTGGACGATGCGCTGCAGGCGGGTGGGAAGTGA